In Lolium rigidum isolate FL_2022 chromosome 3, APGP_CSIRO_Lrig_0.1, whole genome shotgun sequence, the genomic window GCAGCGGCGACTGCTGCTTCAAGCCTGCGACCAGCCGCCTCCGCCCATTGACAACGCGGCCACATCTCTAGGTGTGGAAGTCTTGCGCCGACATTTCCTTGGGCTTTGTTGAAGATGATGAGCCTTGTTTAGTTATTTAATGAGTTTTATTTCGTCTGGCACTAGCAACCTCTCTGTTCGTATTGGAATTTCCTTAGAGAAATTGGGGGCAATCTAAACGGAACGGCACGCACCAGACTAAAGTGTTCTGGGCCATAATCCAAAAAAATGCAGGGTTGAATGTGTATACTTGACATGGTTGGAGAAAATTCCAGGCTATGTTAGATCCTGTCACATCCTGTCCCTCGGTTTGCACTGAACGGTCCAGATAGCTCTGGAATCAAGTAGCACATATATGGCTGGTAGTACTAGATACGTTCTCCGTCCACGTCCGTCCCTAACAAAAAGTTCTGGGCGATGCAAGGAAACCGGAAAATAAACGGCATCTCCTCCCCGCACGCGGCGGCAATAGAATCCCTCGGTCCCATACGCCGCCTCTCCCAGCTCGCGCTGCTGCGCGGCCGATTCCACAGCTACCGTCGCGCTGCGCCGCCCACCCGAGCCGCCTCAAGCAGCAACCAGCCACGGGGAAGCAGCAGCGACCGAGCGTAGCAGGGGCAGGAGTTGAGTGTGGAATGGGTCTCCGTCGAGCGTGTCTTGGGCAGCGGGCAGCCGCCGAGCGCCACCGAGCTCCTCCAGTCCTCCTCCGCCTGCCATCCGACCGATGCTGCCGACGCCAAATGGGTTCAATTTCTTTGCACCGCCGTCCTCCAATATAAGCTGCACCCCTACTGCTCTTTTTTTGTTTCCCTGCTCGTCGTCATGTTGTACCGAGCCGAGCCAACCCATGTTTAGCGACGGCGGCAAGATACTGCGAGTCTGCGCCGAAGCAAGATTTCTCTGCTCGTCTACATTGTTGCGACGTCGTTTGctgcctcctcgaagtgctccaccGCTTCTCTGTTCCAGTACTTAGACCTTCACGTGGCTCGATTAAATAGTAATAATGTTCTGATTTTACATCCTACCTTGAACTACTTTATCTACTTCACTCATATTTTCTATTTCCTGGTTGTGTGTAATCCTACAATGGAATGTGAGCTTTTCTGACCCATTTCAGACCTGAATGTGAATGAAAGTTGGAAGGATTCGATGTCCTGTATGCCATGTATATTAACACATTTGCAACTGTATGCCATGTTTTGTCAGAATACGCGTTATAATGATACGAAATTTATATCAAATATTTCTATATAAATATATTTCTTCTCATTTAAAGATAAAACATAAAAAACAATGGGGCATTATTCATTTAAATGGACGGAGTATAAATATagtttaaaatattaaatatgtgcataagaaatactccctccgatccgaaaaagTGACGGAATAAACGATTTTGTAAAAAAAACCTCGGGTATTTTTCCTCTTcaacccgtgctccactctctctccgcATCGCACCCTCACCCACAACACAACCTCACCCCACACTCCCTCTTTCCGCGGCGCACCCTCACCCCACACTCCCTCTCTCTGCACTACCATGTCTCCTCACCTCACTGCCGCGGTCCCCTCCATTTTCCATTGGCTCGCCGAGTTCCACTAAACCAAAAAGTTGACCTTTTGGTCCAAGACTATGACGAATCGTCGGATACAGCATCGGCGAGGCCTAATCCGGTGGCTGTGAGGCCGGACGCGCCGGATCTGGTGGCCCCAACGTCGAACGTAATGAAGAAACGTTGTTGTCGTGGAGGAGGGTGAGCACGTGGACGTCGGGGACCTCTGTCTTCTCGTCGCTCTCTTAAAAGTATATGGACCTCGCGGAGCTGACGGTGAACCTGAAGACGGCACAGCCATTGGAGGACTACCCCAAGGCCCTAAAAGAAGCAGCCGATGGCGGGGTGTGGACGGTGGTGGGGGTTGGCAGGTGTTGCCGGGAGGCGTGGAGGGTCTGCGAGTGTGGAAATGTTGGGATGAACATACGAATCGACCCGGAATTTTTCGACTGCCCCATCTATTTCTAGATCGGAGGGAGTTTTTCTAaaatccgttgcaacgcacgggcactatgCTAATAATTTCCTAATACTCCCGAAAAAGAAAGATTTTGCGATATCGGATAGGACACGGAGTCCCGAACCGAGCCGACCCACCACCGTACTACAAAGGGCGAAGAGAAGGAACCCAGATCCCCAACCCCGTCCGAGGGAAGACGAACCCTAACCCCCAAAATCCCCAATCCCCAATCAGCCGACGACGATGTCCGCCGTCCACGGCTCCGCGCGACTCCCTCCACCGGTCGCCCGGAACCCCCTCCTCCACGACTCGGGTCTCCTGAACTCGACGACCTTCATCAGCGATCACCGGAACGAAACCACAGCGGGAACCTTGACGAGAGCGGGCCTCACAATCCAGGTATCGTTCGTCTTCGCTGATCCGCCGCGTCTCTCCTACTTCTGCGTCTACTGCCTTAACCGCTACGAGATCCCGTTCGCAAAAGCGCCGAAGGTCGTGTCCTCTGTGGAGGACACGGCCCTCATCCAAGTCCTGCTCACCACCGAAGACTCGCCGCAGTACTTCCTCTACCGGGCCAGAGGGCCCAACGGCAGGCCGTCGCTTGACCTGCTCCCGGACATACATCGGTATTCTCAAACAGAGATTCTGTGTGTACCCCTTGGTTTCGTCTCCCATGACAACCACAAACAATTCGTCATGGCGGCTCTTAGCTACGGAACATGGGATGGAGAGTACAATCTCCATACCATCGGTTCCAACCCGGATTCTACGTGGTCCAAGAAGCTGCTTCAGGTAGAGATTCCAAATGGCCTTACCGCGAATTCGGCATTGATCGAACCCACCAAGGTGATTGCCCTTGGAGGTGGACTGCTTGGCTGGGTTGATCTCTGGAAGGGCATGGTGATCTGCGACGTGCTCAATCCCGCAGCCAAGGCGTATTTTGTCCCTATGCCGAAGCTGCTTCCCAACAACAACGAACTCTATGGCAACCAGTATTCTGCACGGCCACTTCGTGACATCACTGTCAGTCGTGATTACATCAGGTGTGTTGAGTTTGAGCAAGTGCTAAAACTCAGACCCACAACTGTACCAGCTGTTACTGATCCCTGGGACATGGATGAACTCCAAGACTCGGAACTGGCTATCGTTCcaccccaggaggaggaggaagtttaTGATGTCGTTGGTTGGAGGCTCATCACATGGTATAGGTCACTCACTTGGAACGGTTGGCGCAAGGGTAGCATGGTTCACTCCGATGACCTTGGTATCATCTCCTTGCCTCAGCTAGGAGGTGGTTCATGTCCTCTAAATGAGCCATTCAAGAACTTGAAAACAGCTTCTCCCACTCTGAGTGACGATGATGTTGTTTACCTCGTGTGCATGCTGAAAGAGGACGACCAAGCTGTGTGGATTGCCACTATTGACACTAGGAGCAAGTCAGTGGGAGAGGTTGTGCCGTTTTCTGCAGAGGGGACTGTAATTTATGATCCAACCTTCATTCCCTGTGTACTGAGCAAATATCTGGATGCTAAATCAGGTAATCATAATGTCACTGTAGCACTCCCACTGATGTTTTTCTTCTGTTTTTAATAATACTGTAATACGGATGTGTCTCAGTATATGTGGTTAGGTCACATTCCAAATCATTTAAATGTGGACGGTTCTCATTTCATTATCTACATGGTACCCTGTGTTAAATTGGTTGATGACTGGTGACGTTGTTACCTGAACTTAGAGTGTGCTCTGGCCTGGCATTGATAGTCTGAACTGGCTGGCCCACTTTCTTCACTTGTGTTGTCGGACAGTAATAGTTAAGACTTGAAGCAAAATATTTTTTGTGCGTCTTTTTGAAATTGCATCAGAAATCGTTGGTTATGATTAAGGGTGTGTTAGTTTAGCCCCTTTGTTTTAAATCAGTATGATCAATCAGCTGTTAGATAGCTCTACTAATATGGTCCCAGATTTGAGTAGTGAGTTGTGATGAATCTAATGGATTTCTGCTCTATGTGCATTAGATGGATCCCAGGGAGGCAAGCGAAATGCTTCTCATGTCCCACACTCACGAAACATCAGCAAGTGGAAGAAGCAACGGCAGCTCCTTTCACAGGCAGAACTAGAAGAGCAGCAACCACTACCGCACCTCCTGCAGCACTCATCAGGTAATAGATGCATTCTCCAAGTTTTTGATGTAGTACTTGAATAGCTGGCGTATAAACAGTTATCTTAGGCATTTTACTTGATAGAATTATAGAAATGCTCCCTGCATTATTGCAATCTAAGGTGCACCTATTAGCGTTTGTAGAATTCCTTCTTCTGATTTTATCTTGTCATGTAATTTTCAGGCTGATAGTTTTCCTTTTAACTTGTGCAGCGGCGGTGGTGATGCCAGTCAACTCTCCACAGTGTGTCTGAAAGTGTTGGTGATATATGGGGTATATGTGGTTGTGTTAATCGTCAAACATGGTTATGGTTTATAATGGCATTGTACTTACCCTATGGTATTATGCAAGTCATGTAGGAGCATATGCTTGCAGTGTAGGACTGTCGTATTAATTGTAATACAGAAGGTTAAGTGCTCCTTAGCACGCAATATTATTTTATATGAAATAGCAAGTTTGTTAATTAGCTGTATTTCCTTCTGTAAATGGTTCTATCTTCTTCTGTGATTTGTCAATTATACTGCTTGACACACACTTATTTTACGGCGTTGGTGATTCTCGTCTTACCTACATTATTGATTTTAGGCTTCTCATTTAATTGAGTGATAATTCTGTGCTGGTATTGTGATGCAACCGGCTCCTCTAACGTGCGGAAGGAAAGTCTAAATTTGTGAATTAAGGTCACGGTACTGTAGCATTGCACTGTGCATTGTGTCTGTGCATTGTGTCTGCAGGTGATTACTTTTCTCTAACTTTGTTTCAGTACGCTAGAGGATCCGGTTTGTTGTCATGTGTTTAGACATGGAGTATGAGAACATGCTGATGAGGTCTcgcgtcaccgccgccgccgggcctcgccgtcgccgtcaggCTTCGCCGGAGTTGCGCGTGCTCTGAGCATGGACTCAACGGCGTCTCACCCACCGGGGTTTTCGCGTCGCTGGGAGGTTGAGGGCGGCGCGTCGTCCTCCGCGGCGTCGCCTCCCCGCGGTGAACACGTTTCGGGGCTCGGGATCTCCTCCGACTCCTCGGACGGCAGCGTCGCTGCACCGCGTGCGGGGAGGGTGGAGGTTGCTCCGCCGGTGGACCGTGGCAGGGCGAAGGATAGGCTCGGCTGGGAGCAGCCGCCGCCGTCAAAGAAgtcgatgtggaggaggagagtggaGGCAAGGAACGCGTCGGGGCAGCCAGGGTGGGGCGCCTCGGTGCCGGAGATGGAGGGCCTGTGCTTCCGCTGCTTCGAGTCGGGGCACAGGAAGCGAGATTGTACCAACGCAGAGGTGTGCCTCCGGTGCGGGAAGAAGGGCCATCCGGCCTTGGGCTGCACCAGGCCAAGGAGTCCATCgtcggaggaggagctccggagCCGGGCGGTCGCCAAGATGGCGCGCCGGAGGTCGCCGGTGCGGGAGAGGGTGGAGAGGCCCGCGGAGAAGGGTGGAGTGGCTCCGGTTCCTCCGGGCCCCCCACCGCAGCGGCCGCAGTCACCACCGCTGCCGCCACCACCCCCGCTTCCTCCGGTGGCATCTAGGCTCCCTCCCATGGAGGCGTTGCCGCCGCTCTCGGTGGAGCCGATCCGCACGGAGGCGCTGGTCAGGTTGGAGGAGGAGGTGCTGGAGGAGCCTGCGCTCTGTGTGGTACGGAGGACGGCGGCCATGGGCGACCTGGAGCAACGGCTCCAGTTTGCCATGGTGGCGTCGGTGGGCGGGCGGAGTCCGGCCGTGTCCTGTGcgcaggtggtggcggcgctccgaTGGAGGGGGGTGCCGGAGAACGCCATGTCGGTGCACTCCTTTGCGCCGGAGGATTTCCTCGTCATTTTTGCGTCGGAGGAGCTACGAAACCATGTCACTTCGaggtcgccggtgctggtggcggggGCGCCGCTGTCGTGGCGCCCGTGGAACCGGCAGGCTCAGGCGGAGCTCGTCCCCTTGCGGCAGAAGGTGTGGCTCATCTTGgaaggtgttgcggtcagaaacccaccggcgagcagcgacgggaaacacagtagagccgggaggctccaggactgcggctggccctggtccctcgagcgacggcccgcaaagactcggcacgcacgtccgatgctgatgcaagggcgtcccacctgacctatacctggtcaggaaggtgatggatttgcctcgcttagtttcctgcatggcatacacgtaaacattaaatacgagcctcgatcggctctcgggttgtctcgtgaatcggctcaaggagccgatccacccatgattcgtacgaggtgtacgatcacatggtggtcctgcttgatcaatacaaagctaaaacgacctactacgatttagggttttcagcacataatcggaacatcctacgcgtgattgagcctggcggccacgcacggtgatcataaaccgaccctagacaaggcctaaaaaccaacatgaagttgatcccggaacatcttgtctagggctagcaaactacaccctacgtgccacttggatccttcaacccgtttgtaaggcctaactatgcagatattaaactaatccttgaagaacaaggagcaatcataacggatcgaatctactaaataatgatcaagcgaggtgccgtccttacacctaagataggtgtaagggcggctagacgtctaggggttgcacggacgaaagcatatgatacgatgaaacaatgctaaccctaacacatctatgataactacgttgctcgccatcaacaaggcttcagcacgagcaacgcatgaacaacgaataaacttgtactgcctagatcgcgagatgcgatctaggcagcatgatgcttacccggaagaaaccctcgagacaagggagttggcgatgcgcctagattggtttgtggtgaacgtgattgttgtttatttcagaaaccctagatacatatttatagtccgtagactttctaacgtgggaataatcccaaccgtgcacgagccaaactctatctaaccgacacgtatcctactatatttatagatacacgggcaaactagcccaaactttgtatacaaggccgattcatgtattccttaatgtatattcttcaagcccatcttaatcgcggcccacctctgatccggtcaaattctggtaataacacatgccccctggttttggaaatgacaattccaaaatcacactgctttttcttcgtcgggtcatgtcgtggcagagcagaaccgtcgcagtatccttcatcatgatgccttgccttcacaacttctttgcaagatttgatagctttaacatcactccctcggaaaccataatggcattaaatctccactataccccccttatttaactgtgccgaacagttcgccacttcatccccctgctctgttctgaccatcggcacctaaaaaccctctttccctgtagcaatgtcttcctcttcctccatctcatcaggcctctctttccaatcttcttcctcgagcgtgcaggagtggaactttgaccacgtgccagatggcccacccgaggcactcgtcgggtcatatggtgacttacctctgaccgatggggaggacgacctccagttcctcatcgaaggggagctgaagagcgagagcgaagacgacctccactcctgggcgaactccacctcctccggcgaggaggaggaagaagaagaagcggaggaaaaggaggaagaggaggaggatgattcctcctcctccgctgggtatccgccggcgaagcgcttccgcgcctaggcggacagcgaagacgatgatgaagaagaagaagataagtaccaccggccaaggtggtgccctgatggactcagccgttcccaaaagcgtagggttcagcgactacgtggtttggaggaagccgaaaggttataccgcacacgttaaggaaggcgcggccggatctggccgcgaaaattcagcgaactctggacgaagaaggacagccacaaaagaaagagtggcgccccagacaaaagaaagccgatgatgagacatcggctgacacaaacatggtgttcatccttccgacggagtttagtgctccaggattagacgaagcacctatggcacaacttgactgcggcccacggccacttatctttgagaagccacgagaaagaagctacagacacctgaaggccctgtacttgcgaggttatatcaatgggcagcctgtcaacaagatgctggtggacaccggagcggcagtcaacattatgccatactccatgctacgtcggttgggacgctctagctcggacctgatcaagaccaacgttacactgagcgatttcaacggccaagcatctgacgcacaaggtgttctgaacgtggatctgaccgtaggaaggaaaaccatccctacgacattctttattgtcgatagcaagagcacctatgctgtcctgctagggagagattggatccacgccaactgttgcattccatccacgatgcaccaatgcttaatacagtgggatggagatgaagtagaggtcgtccatgcagatgactcagccgagatttcaacggctggcatgaacgtttgggagacgacaggccaagagccactcccaggcatcaatttggacgactgcgagcgcatcgacgtgacgaaggacggggttaggctggtcttatccaccggcctgaccgtatagcaagagcaaaatctatggacaaacgtggcgaggccgatcctggtGATCGGCCCcgaagatctatggacgaacattgcaaaaccttcattgagcgattcaatcaacatggaggccgattccagcaatcggccaaaattatcctcaccatacgttctgcctgtgttcaacgtcgatctaacgggcaacgggtttacgtcggctgatgagctggaagaagttgacattggtcctaacggagccgacgttcaaatacagtgccttggctaactacagagccgatatcagcagttacctggcagattcggctcggggggcacctaatcagatgaacatgtgcgatacatgtgcagtgaaatattgggggccgatagaaaaatcggccagtaaaaaaaattctttttttcatgatgtacagccgatgcacagacatcgactttagaactaagaaacaaagccgatgcacagacatcgactctagtacaaattacacaggatctaccagctgcgtgttcaagacgcggatttcgaccaagtcgatcTTCaggtcagcttcgaggccttcgcttcctcgaggggtgaacaatgagagcttcctcagtttCGATGAGctattttgttgcccgaaccttctcttcgaggacctccgaccttttgcgcaaggtcgccagttcagtagtgctgtcagaggtgtcagttttggcgtacaaggcagccttttgctcatcaagccgtgggcattttgtctgcaatatcggctttcaatggaagaagaggtgatcggctctggtgtttctgctgtcggtttggccaagttggccaccttctcaactgcactcgtagaagttgctaaggccagagtggcggatggcatgggtacctcTTCGGCATCCCCagtggaggtgtcatcagtttgCAGATGAAGAGGTTAAccgataagaacgacaaggggtcagcatgcaacgtgagccgaggagaggatggagctaccctgccctttttggtgagagtttgggaaacggcatgttcaggggctgaccttttcttggaagccgacggtggcaagtccggctggctctgcatggtggctgtctcagaatcgcctgagttcgaggcccttcgactgaactgtgtgtcctcgccactgttctcgccttaattgaggctcggggggcagctgatctggtagacactctgtttctggaagccgattggagtgtcatcggctgaccctgcatcataaccttcttcaaaagcggtgagttgttgcagaagaagaccaccagagctgctgaaaggaATCTGAAAGGGAAGTCGTCATCATCTACGGGGTCAgggcctacgcgtgattgagcctggcggccacgcacggtgatcaaatTCTGGActgatttgtactagagtcgatggctatgcagttgatgggcagtcctgggagcctcccggctctactgtgttgcccgtcgctgctcgccggtgggtttctgaccgcaacacattctggcacgcccggtgggaccgtcttcgacatcaactgcatcgccgtctacatctgagatggcggaaggtactccggtcacgtacgaggatccgagcgaggagctcaagaagaagtatgacgaggtcaaagcgatcctcgaagccgacctcatcggctctttccagagaacccgctcacacggcatcaggtggaaggggttctcacctgaaggcgcgcttgatggagtggacctgtccgccccgtcagaagaacgcaccaggtctctgcgtcaggagattaatttcatggtagctcattcgctgcaccgccattacgagagcacggtgaacactttggagcatgtcgctcttcgggtgatccgggaaatcatgaggcatcggtactctccgtcggggaccagctctagggactcaccaaggagagatgccactccagtcccgaccaccgctgccatttgcgttggcagcaccagaagtgccgagttcaccggcatacgtcgtctacaagatcggtggtgaccctagtgattaccagttcttgtatgaggcgcctaaggagatccctcacggatacacgtgcacatacgtgccggactgcgatggctcgggcactcacgaaccggagccgcaacggcggggacttcggagcaacgggaggaacgtcgggaccggatcttgagaagcgagacgtggctagctaagtatgccgctccgacaaacctccggagctcaactcctgcggttggctcgagcttgagaagcaagcgtggctggctaagtatgccactccggcgaatcttcgagagttcgactcctgcagcccggcaccgcggatcggatcgagtacaatcttgagagaccagttcggcatggtgccgaaaaggagggcaatcggctattccaagccataccccaacgagtacgagttgatcccgctaccacccaaatatcggctccctgaattctccaagtttagtggatcgagatggttccagctcaatcgagcatgtgagccgatatttggcacagctgggcacgatctcagcatcagatgagctgcgtgtgaggttcttcgcacagtccctcacaggatcggctttcgggtggtacacatcgctgccacccgacttaatccggacttggaagcagttggaagagcagttccacatgcagtatcactcagaggcttccgaggctggcattgccgatctagcacaagtacgacgaagcgcggagaaacggtgtcgggaatacatccagcgcttcgggaccgttaggaaccgatgctattcggctcgtgtggtcgaaaagaagcggtcgagttggcggtggtgggtctcgcatcaccgatcaaggatgtggcctcccaagcgagactacccttcaccggcgcacatggtgcagaagctgtcattatatgaacatcgccacccagaggtataccgggataaattcaagcgtgcggtggtcctgggtgaggcggatgaagatgaaggctcgcgggagatcaagaggtagcgatggctgaatggactcgggggcaagccccgtgtccacgcaagtgggttaagccacaaggtcctccaagagggtttgacttcgacgcgaccaaggctgagcaaattttcgacctcctacttaaggagaagcaggctgaaggtacccgaaggccacaagatccccacggctcgggagctgaacggaaagccatgccgcaagtggcataacacgttcacccatgccaccaacgaccgcagggtgtggcgtcggcgaatccaaatggcgatagaacaagggcgtctaatttttagccgatacgccatgaaagttgacacacaccccttccccgccgttaacatggtggagtgcacttaccacggGAGGTGCCAGCCCGggcttctcgttcaacatcaacatggtaggacacgggcaccactccggtaaggacagagacgagggcagctgctctcatgacaacgacaaagaggaagccgttccacgcgaccggctccggcacgatggcaagcgctacatcacagagggagaagtgaagaatgtgagatatcagcgacctctctccgatcacctcctcaacaaatacgtgagtcaatacgaccaacgccgacgatacgacagcgatgacgaaagagatcgtccggctagcagGACGacgggagacatcgtcggcatgatcgcgacgaggagagatatgagcgccacgccaaggagaagtcaagagagcaagacgacgtggatatgcactgggactgtcccttcatcAGACACTGctaggattcaggaatgagccgattgcctacaatcggcaactgcccagaatgtagatagaagaagaaggatgcagctaacgtgtccgtgttcaaacgtctagggcctctcccgcctcggaacaagcacgctgagtcctctcgggtggaagatctcgaggaattagaagacgatgatgaagaagaagaagataagtaccaccggccaaggtggtgccctgatggactcagccgttcccaaaagcgtagggttcagcgactacgtggtttggaggaagccgaaaggttatacctgcacacgttaaggaaggcgcggccggatctggccgcgaaaattcagcgaactctggacgaag contains:
- the LOC124703052 gene encoding uncharacterized protein LOC124703052 translates to MSAVHGSARLPPPVARNPLLHDSGLLNSTTFISDHRNETTAGTLTRAGLTIQVSFVFADPPRLSYFCVYCLNRYEIPFAKAPKVVSSVEDTALIQVLLTTEDSPQYFLYRARGPNGRPSLDLLPDIHRYSQTEILCVPLGFVSHDNHKQFVMAALSYGTWDGEYNLHTIGSNPDSTWSKKLLQVEIPNGLTANSALIEPTKVIALGGGLLGWVDLWKGMVICDVLNPAAKAYFVPMPKLLPNNNELYGNQYSARPLRDITVSRDYIRCVEFEQVLKLRPTTVPAVTDPWDMDELQDSELAIVPPQEEEEVYDVVGWRLITWYRSLTWNGWRKGSMVHSDDLGIISLPQLGGGSCPLNEPFKNLKTASPTLSDDDVVYLVCMLKEDDQAVWIATIDTRSKSVGEVVPFSAEGTVIYDPTFIPCVLSKYLDAKSDGSQGGKRNASHVPHSRNISKWKKQRQLLSQAELEEQQPLPHLLQHSSAAVVMPVNSPQCV